From a single Stackebrandtia endophytica genomic region:
- a CDS encoding (Fe-S)-binding protein, which produces MGVVQIIATVLAAGFTAVAIALVVRTALRMLATVRLGAPDGSRSDNRGSRIATMLRETVGHTKMLKWTLVGAAHWFVFIAFLGLFPVLVEAYFEVVNPTAALPIIGHWSVWLIASDIISITGALGIITLFVIRMINQPRRKPSPTLPEGTEKSEAPSRTSTSRFERSNQWQAFYIEATILAILLCGLTIRALKISVGDLEIPVWMSPAAHGIAGLFSGISTSAALTTVTLVALLKIFVSWTFFLILAFNITMGIGWHRLTAFFNIYFKRDPEGGPALGAVKPALVRGEPIDFEKADPETDPFGVGQVEQFTWKGLLDFTTCTECGRCQSQCPAWNTDKPLSPKLLVMDLRDHLYAKAPYLMAGGGKDALGEEKATEEQLANVPADALAEAAKTLVGDVIDPDVLWSCTTCGACVEQCPVDIEHVDHIVDMRRHQVMIESEFPAEAQTLMRNLETKGNPWGANPNSRLDWTKSLDFEVPTVDKAGTEWDYLFWVGCAGAFDDKAVKTTQAVATLLNEAGVKFAVLGNGETCTGDPARRAGNEFLFAMLAEQNVETLNEAGATKIVATCPHCLNTLGNEYGEMGGHYEVVHHTQLLASLVADGKLTPVSKVDGGLTYHDPCYLGRHNRIFTPPREVLGAVATEGLTEMPRNSERSFCCGAGGARMWMEEKLGTRVNINRSQEAVDTGAKTVAVGCPFCSTMITDGVNAIGSGENVEVVDVAQVLLRSIKE; this is translated from the coding sequence ATGGGTGTTGTGCAGATCATCGCCACCGTCCTGGCCGCCGGGTTCACCGCGGTGGCCATCGCCCTCGTAGTCCGCACCGCGCTGCGAATGTTGGCCACCGTACGACTCGGCGCACCAGACGGCAGCCGGTCCGACAACCGCGGCAGTCGAATCGCCACCATGCTGCGAGAGACCGTCGGCCACACCAAGATGCTCAAGTGGACCCTGGTCGGCGCAGCCCACTGGTTCGTCTTCATCGCATTTCTGGGGCTGTTCCCGGTGCTGGTGGAGGCCTACTTCGAGGTCGTGAACCCGACCGCCGCTCTGCCGATCATCGGTCACTGGTCGGTGTGGCTGATCGCCAGCGACATCATCAGCATCACCGGCGCGCTGGGCATCATCACGCTGTTCGTCATCCGGATGATCAACCAGCCCCGACGTAAGCCCAGCCCGACACTGCCCGAGGGAACCGAGAAATCCGAGGCACCCTCGCGCACCAGTACGTCACGCTTCGAACGCTCCAACCAGTGGCAGGCGTTCTACATCGAGGCGACGATTCTGGCGATCCTGCTCTGCGGGTTGACGATCCGGGCGCTCAAGATCAGCGTCGGTGACCTGGAGATCCCGGTCTGGATGTCCCCGGCAGCGCACGGCATCGCGGGGTTGTTCTCTGGAATCTCGACCAGTGCCGCCCTGACCACCGTCACCCTGGTCGCGCTGTTGAAGATCTTCGTGTCCTGGACGTTCTTCCTGATCCTGGCCTTCAACATCACGATGGGCATCGGATGGCACCGGCTCACCGCGTTCTTCAACATCTACTTCAAGCGTGACCCCGAGGGCGGCCCCGCGTTGGGCGCGGTCAAGCCCGCCCTGGTTCGCGGCGAACCCATCGACTTCGAGAAGGCCGACCCCGAGACCGACCCGTTCGGCGTGGGACAGGTGGAGCAGTTCACCTGGAAGGGCCTGCTCGACTTCACCACCTGCACCGAATGTGGACGGTGCCAGTCGCAGTGCCCCGCCTGGAACACCGACAAGCCGCTGTCTCCGAAGCTGCTGGTCATGGACCTGCGCGACCACCTGTACGCCAAGGCCCCCTACCTGATGGCCGGCGGCGGCAAGGACGCCCTAGGCGAGGAGAAGGCCACCGAGGAGCAGCTGGCCAACGTCCCCGCCGACGCTCTGGCGGAGGCCGCCAAGACCCTGGTCGGCGACGTGATCGACCCGGACGTGCTGTGGTCCTGCACGACCTGCGGCGCATGTGTCGAGCAGTGCCCGGTCGACATCGAGCACGTCGACCACATCGTCGACATGCGACGTCACCAGGTGATGATCGAGTCGGAGTTCCCGGCCGAGGCGCAGACCCTCATGCGCAACCTGGAGACCAAGGGCAACCCGTGGGGCGCCAACCCGAACAGTCGACTGGACTGGACGAAGAGCCTCGACTTCGAGGTGCCCACCGTGGACAAGGCCGGAACCGAGTGGGACTACCTGTTCTGGGTCGGCTGTGCCGGTGCCTTCGACGACAAGGCGGTCAAGACGACTCAGGCGGTCGCGACACTGCTCAACGAGGCCGGTGTCAAGTTCGCGGTTCTCGGCAACGGTGAGACCTGCACGGGTGACCCGGCCCGTCGCGCCGGAAACGAGTTCCTGTTCGCGATGCTGGCCGAACAGAACGTCGAGACCCTGAACGAGGCCGGGGCCACCAAGATCGTGGCGACCTGCCCGCACTGCCTCAACACCCTGGGCAACGAGTACGGCGAGATGGGTGGTCACTACGAGGTCGTTCACCACACCCAGTTGCTGGCCTCCCTGGTCGCCGACGGAAAACTGACCCCGGTGTCCAAGGTCGACGGTGGACTGACCTACCACGACCCGTGCTACCTGGGACGTCACAACCGGATCTTCACGCCGCCGCGTGAGGTTCTGGGAGCCGTCGCCACCGAGGGCCTCACCGAGATGCCGCGTAACTCCGAACGGTCGTTCTGCTGCGGCGCCGGTGGCGCACGCATGTGGATGGAGGAGAAGCTGGGCACCCGCGTCAACATCAACCGCAGCCAGGAGGCCGTCGACACCGGCGCCAAGACCGTCGCGGTGGGTTGTCCGTTCTGCTCGACCATGATCACCGACGGCGTCAACGCGATCGGCAGCGGCGAGAACGTCGAGGTCGTGGACGTGGCTCAGGTGTTGTTGCGCAGTATCAAGGAATGA
- a CDS encoding META domain-containing protein, translating to MIPAVIAAPLLLAGCGAAAANFDPSQPDTDEVAAVTVEPEDLWGKAFQAQNVTGSDSDVELMSGVEFVLSFEEGSVGAYGFCNHMGASAELRDGRLVTSDVFSTQMACEEPAMAIDSWIVELLDAQPHVELDGDRLTLTTDEITVELTESTE from the coding sequence GTGATCCCCGCCGTGATCGCCGCGCCGTTGCTGTTGGCCGGTTGTGGAGCAGCCGCGGCGAACTTCGACCCGAGCCAACCCGACACCGATGAGGTCGCCGCCGTGACAGTCGAACCCGAAGACCTGTGGGGCAAGGCCTTCCAGGCGCAGAACGTGACCGGTTCGGACTCCGACGTGGAGCTGATGTCCGGAGTGGAGTTCGTCCTCAGCTTCGAGGAGGGCTCGGTGGGCGCTTACGGATTCTGCAACCACATGGGCGCATCGGCCGAACTGCGGGACGGCCGACTGGTCACCTCCGACGTGTTCTCCACCCAGATGGCCTGCGAGGAACCCGCCATGGCCATCGACAGTTGGATCGTCGAACTCCTCGACGCTCAACCCCACGTGGAGTTGGACGGCGACCGGCTCACCCTCACCACCGACGAAATCACCGTCGAACTGACCGAGTCGACCGAATAA
- a CDS encoding MarR family winged helix-turn-helix transcriptional regulator, with amino-acid sequence MTDAAGLGREFSTAVVMFHDAVAHRLGLTAVDHKALGVIVRDGPMAASRLARQLAMKPSAVTGLVDRLVAAGYVTRNSDPLDRRRVLISADGGEHPELLAIFQRLGREMTKLAERYDAAQLDAIMDYLTNATTVLREQTAALVRE; translated from the coding sequence ATGACTGACGCCGCTGGGCTAGGTCGCGAATTCAGCACCGCCGTGGTGATGTTTCACGACGCGGTCGCACACCGCCTGGGATTGACGGCGGTGGATCACAAAGCCCTCGGGGTGATCGTTCGCGACGGTCCGATGGCGGCGAGCCGACTCGCCCGGCAGTTGGCGATGAAACCCAGCGCGGTCACCGGACTGGTGGACCGTCTGGTGGCGGCCGGATACGTGACCCGCAACAGCGACCCCCTCGACCGACGCCGAGTACTGATCAGCGCCGACGGCGGCGAGCACCCGGAACTGCTCGCGATCTTCCAGCGACTGGGGCGGGAGATGACGAAACTGGCGGAACGCTACGACGCCGCGCAGTTGGACGCGATCATGGATTACCTGACCAACGCGACCACCGTGTTGCGTGAGCAGACCGCCGCACTGGTACGAGAATGA
- a CDS encoding CASTOR/POLLUX-related putative ion channel, which translates to MSAPTVRQKLRYAFDNTMSKGTKALIAWLLIVTTVLVLVGGTLAVVISSQDDNGGFGSSLWAAFMHVLDPSLIASDTTGGGFLIAMLIIALCGIVIVSCLVGILTTGLDAKLTELRKGRSLVVESGHTVVLGWSDQVFTIISELVEANESERRACIAILADKDKVEMEDEIRDKIADLKTTKIICRTGDPADPDDIRIVNLATAASVILLTSDEPDPDAQLVRSLLAVTQGADDSQAHVVGSVADNRNLPAARLAGGRRAHLIDATDMMARLMVQTCRQSGLSVVYTDLLDFGGDEMYFTEQPQLVGWSFGQVLNAFATSTVMGVKTADGRTYLNPPARAVIQPGDQIIVIAEDDSTIALDGTPSPPNEAAIMARGEASSRPERTLILGWNARGATMLRQLDAYVAPGSVTDVVSANASMSDQIREVGPTMTVQSLNFKADDPTNRSVLESLGVGGYHHIIALCGDDVEPPLADSRTLVTLLHLRDMGERSGTRFPVVSEMADDRNRGLAQVTQADDFIVSEKLVSLMMTQTSENPHLTDVFTQLFDPEGSEIYLKPSEYYIRPGFPVDMYTIVESAKRRSEVALGYRLASQSNQAPNYGIFLNPVKSQTVTFQPGDKVIVLAED; encoded by the coding sequence ATGTCGGCCCCAACGGTGCGACAGAAACTTCGGTACGCCTTCGACAACACCATGTCGAAGGGTACGAAAGCACTCATCGCGTGGCTGCTCATCGTCACCACCGTCCTCGTCCTGGTGGGCGGGACCCTCGCCGTCGTCATCAGTTCACAGGACGACAACGGCGGATTCGGCAGCTCGCTGTGGGCCGCGTTCATGCACGTGCTCGACCCGTCCCTCATCGCCTCCGACACCACCGGAGGCGGATTCCTCATCGCGATGTTGATCATCGCGCTGTGCGGCATCGTTATCGTGTCCTGCCTGGTCGGCATCCTCACCACCGGCCTGGACGCGAAACTCACCGAGCTGCGAAAAGGCCGATCGCTGGTCGTCGAATCCGGTCACACCGTCGTCCTCGGCTGGTCCGACCAGGTGTTCACGATCATCTCCGAACTGGTGGAGGCCAACGAGAGCGAACGCCGCGCCTGCATCGCCATCCTCGCCGACAAGGACAAGGTGGAGATGGAGGACGAGATCCGCGACAAGATCGCCGATCTCAAGACCACCAAGATCATCTGCCGTACCGGAGACCCGGCCGACCCCGACGACATCCGCATCGTCAACCTCGCCACCGCCGCATCGGTGATCCTGTTGACCAGCGACGAACCCGACCCCGACGCGCAACTGGTGCGCAGTCTCCTGGCGGTGACGCAGGGCGCCGACGACAGTCAGGCTCACGTGGTGGGTTCGGTCGCCGACAACCGCAACCTGCCGGCGGCACGGCTGGCGGGTGGTCGCCGTGCTCACCTGATCGACGCGACCGACATGATGGCGCGACTGATGGTGCAGACCTGTCGGCAGTCGGGCCTGTCGGTGGTGTACACCGACCTGCTCGACTTCGGCGGCGACGAGATGTACTTCACCGAGCAGCCGCAGCTCGTCGGGTGGAGTTTCGGTCAGGTCCTCAACGCATTCGCCACCAGCACCGTCATGGGGGTCAAGACCGCCGACGGCCGCACCTACCTCAATCCGCCGGCACGCGCGGTCATTCAACCCGGCGACCAGATCATCGTCATCGCCGAGGACGACAGCACGATCGCGCTCGACGGCACACCGTCACCACCGAACGAGGCCGCGATCATGGCGCGCGGCGAAGCCTCGTCGCGCCCGGAGCGAACCCTGATCCTGGGTTGGAACGCCCGGGGCGCCACGATGCTGCGGCAACTGGACGCCTACGTCGCACCGGGTTCGGTCACCGACGTCGTCTCCGCCAACGCGTCGATGTCCGACCAGATTCGCGAAGTCGGGCCCACGATGACGGTGCAGTCACTGAACTTCAAGGCCGACGACCCGACCAACCGGTCGGTCCTCGAATCGTTGGGAGTCGGCGGCTACCACCACATCATCGCGTTGTGCGGCGACGATGTGGAGCCGCCGCTGGCCGACTCCCGAACCCTGGTCACGCTGTTGCATCTGCGCGACATGGGTGAGCGCAGCGGCACCCGGTTCCCGGTGGTCAGCGAGATGGCCGACGACCGCAACCGGGGGCTGGCGCAGGTGACGCAGGCCGACGACTTCATCGTCAGTGAGAAGTTGGTCAGCCTGATGATGACGCAGACTTCGGAGAACCCGCATCTGACCGATGTGTTCACTCAGCTGTTCGACCCGGAGGGGTCCGAGATCTATCTCAAGCCCAGCGAGTACTACATCCGTCCGGGATTCCCGGTCGACATGTACACGATCGTGGAGAGCGCGAAGCGGCGATCCGAAGTGGCCCTGGGATACCGGCTCGCGTCACAGTCCAACCAGGCGCCGAACTACGGCATCTTCCTCAACCCGGTCAAGTCCCAGACGGTGACGTTCCAGCCGGGCGACAAGGTGATCGTGTTGGCCGAGGATTGA
- a CDS encoding ADP-ribosylglycohydrolase family protein has product MDRTDVEAAVFASRVSGCLLAGAVGDALGGPIEFSTLFGLRRQYGDAGITDLIYEGPGRTALITDDTQMTLFTVEGLIRFGVRIPGKTAGSAERAVLRALQRWNDTQRYFGPDELPAGDHRTGWLLQQPWLYHRRAPGAACLSGLESRLDGFAEWGRPGNVNPDSKGCGTVMRSAPFGLFATDAPAGFDLAARCAQYTHGHPTGYLAAGATSAIVHHLSRGRELIEAVSMTQELLATYPGHSETSEALRSAVALASQGGATSEKVEMLGGGWVAEEALAIAVYCALTAAETGGPAAAMMRRALLLSVNHSGDSDSTGSICGNLMGAWRGAEAIPSEWLVRLENRETINTLISDFIVALRDAPSLARGVPPWQDRYPGA; this is encoded by the coding sequence ATGGATCGTACTGATGTCGAAGCCGCGGTGTTCGCCAGCCGCGTGTCCGGTTGCTTGTTGGCAGGAGCGGTCGGTGACGCATTGGGCGGCCCGATCGAATTCTCTACATTGTTCGGATTGCGCCGCCAATATGGTGACGCTGGAATCACCGACCTGATCTACGAGGGACCGGGTCGTACGGCGTTGATCACCGACGACACCCAAATGACACTATTCACTGTGGAAGGTTTGATTCGTTTCGGGGTACGGATTCCCGGTAAGACCGCCGGAAGTGCCGAACGTGCGGTGCTGCGCGCATTGCAACGGTGGAACGACACGCAGCGATACTTCGGCCCCGATGAACTGCCCGCCGGTGACCATCGCACCGGATGGCTGTTGCAACAACCATGGCTGTATCACCGCAGAGCACCCGGTGCGGCATGTCTGTCCGGTTTGGAATCCCGTTTGGACGGATTCGCCGAGTGGGGACGGCCGGGAAACGTCAACCCCGACTCCAAGGGGTGTGGAACCGTGATGCGATCGGCCCCGTTCGGTCTGTTCGCCACCGATGCTCCCGCCGGGTTCGACCTCGCCGCCCGATGCGCCCAGTACACCCACGGCCACCCGACCGGGTATTTGGCCGCTGGCGCCACTTCGGCGATCGTCCACCACCTCAGTCGCGGCCGCGAACTGATCGAGGCGGTGTCGATGACTCAGGAACTGTTGGCGACCTACCCCGGGCACTCCGAAACCAGCGAGGCGTTGCGATCGGCGGTGGCCCTGGCCTCGCAGGGTGGTGCGACCTCCGAGAAGGTCGAGATGCTGGGTGGGGGCTGGGTCGCCGAAGAGGCACTCGCCATCGCCGTCTATTGTGCACTGACGGCCGCCGAGACCGGAGGTCCGGCGGCGGCGATGATGCGGCGCGCGCTGTTGCTGTCGGTGAACCACTCCGGTGACTCCGACTCCACCGGGTCCATCTGCGGCAACCTGATGGGCGCCTGGCGCGGTGCCGAGGCCATTCCCAGCGAATGGCTGGTGCGCCTGGAGAACCGGGAGACCATCAACACCCTGATCAGCGATTTCATCGTCGCGCTGCGCGATGCGCCGAGTCTCGCCCGGGGAGTCCCACCTTGGCAGGATCGCTACCCCGGCGCCTGA
- a CDS encoding DedA family protein, translating to MWIDVEQVVTSPWLYAALVALILSDVYLPVLPSGTTLIVATAYAAANDTTVLPLLLCAAAASVVGDLLAFGVARWGARRIGRMLAVVPRLERADKHLRAMLRARGRRTVLLARFVPAGRGIVTNASGRDPGIGLLAFAGWSAIAAACWATYTVAIGYLNALIFDTGWLAAAVSVVCLLCLGLWFRRSAAAKAIRAAAE from the coding sequence ATGTGGATTGACGTGGAACAGGTGGTGACCTCGCCGTGGCTGTACGCGGCGCTGGTGGCGCTGATCCTGTCGGACGTCTACCTGCCCGTACTGCCCAGCGGCACCACCCTGATCGTCGCCACCGCCTACGCCGCGGCCAACGACACCACCGTCCTCCCGCTGCTGCTGTGCGCGGCCGCCGCGTCGGTCGTCGGTGACCTCCTGGCGTTCGGGGTCGCCCGGTGGGGCGCCCGACGCATCGGGCGAATGCTGGCCGTCGTCCCACGCCTGGAGCGCGCCGACAAACACCTGCGCGCGATGCTGCGCGCCCGAGGCCGCCGCACCGTCCTGCTGGCCCGATTCGTGCCCGCCGGGCGCGGCATCGTCACCAACGCCTCCGGACGCGACCCCGGCATCGGACTGCTCGCCTTCGCCGGTTGGTCCGCGATCGCCGCCGCCTGCTGGGCGACCTACACCGTCGCGATCGGCTACCTCAACGCGTTGATCTTCGACACCGGATGGTTGGCCGCCGCGGTGTCGGTGGTGTGCCTACTGTGCCTGGGACTGTGGTTCCGACGATCCGCCGCCGCCAAGGCGATTCGCGCCGCCGCCGAATAG
- a CDS encoding FAD-binding dehydrogenase, with protein MDADVIVVGAGLAGLVATAELVEAGKRVILVDQEPEQSMGGQAFWSFGGLFLVNSPEQRRMGIRDSHTLALQDWMGTAGFDRDEDEWPRKWAEAYVEFAAGEKRSWLRERGVRFFPVVGWAERGGYLADGHGNSVPRFHIVWGTGPGLVAPFEQRVRAAVESGLVTLAFRHRVDELTVSDGAVTGISGSVLADSDVERGRASSREVVGDFAFEAGAVIVTSGGIGGNHDLVRKNWPTRLGEPPQRMLSGVPAHVDGRMLEISAAAGGNIINPDRMWHYTEGIENWDPIWDNHGIRILPGPSSLWLDATGKRLPVPLFPGFDTLGTLEHIMASGHEYTWFILTQKIIEKEFALSGSEQNPDLTGKSIKQVLKRALPGATPPVEAFKEHGSDFVVADTLEELVAGMNRIAPGPQLDVAEILRTVRARDREMLNTFTKDLQVTAIRGARNYRGDKLIRVATPHRLLDPKAGPLIAVRLNLLTRKTLGGLQTDLSGRVLTADGQPLPGLFAAGEVAGFGGGGMHGYRSLEGTFLGGCVFSGRQAARGAAG; from the coding sequence ATGGATGCTGACGTCATCGTGGTGGGGGCGGGCCTGGCCGGTCTCGTCGCCACCGCCGAGCTTGTCGAAGCGGGCAAACGGGTGATCCTGGTGGACCAGGAACCGGAGCAGTCGATGGGTGGTCAGGCGTTCTGGTCGTTCGGTGGACTTTTTCTCGTGAACTCGCCGGAACAACGACGCATGGGCATCCGCGACTCTCACACGCTCGCGTTGCAGGACTGGATGGGCACCGCCGGGTTCGACCGGGACGAGGACGAATGGCCCCGCAAATGGGCCGAGGCCTACGTCGAGTTCGCCGCCGGTGAGAAACGCTCCTGGTTGCGGGAACGCGGCGTCCGCTTCTTCCCTGTGGTCGGTTGGGCCGAACGGGGCGGTTACCTGGCCGACGGCCACGGCAACTCGGTGCCGCGATTTCACATCGTGTGGGGCACCGGGCCCGGCCTGGTCGCGCCGTTCGAGCAGCGGGTGAGGGCCGCCGTCGAGTCCGGTCTGGTCACCCTGGCGTTTCGGCACCGGGTGGATGAACTGACCGTCTCAGACGGCGCCGTGACCGGGATCTCCGGATCGGTGCTGGCCGACAGCGACGTCGAACGCGGTCGAGCCTCGTCACGAGAGGTCGTCGGCGACTTCGCGTTCGAAGCGGGTGCGGTCATCGTCACTTCCGGCGGTATCGGCGGCAACCACGACCTGGTACGCAAGAACTGGCCGACGCGGTTGGGGGAACCGCCGCAGCGGATGTTGTCCGGTGTTCCGGCGCATGTGGATGGTCGGATGTTGGAGATCTCGGCGGCCGCCGGCGGCAACATCATCAATCCCGACCGGATGTGGCACTACACCGAGGGCATCGAGAACTGGGATCCGATCTGGGACAACCACGGCATCCGCATCCTGCCCGGTCCGTCATCGCTGTGGCTGGACGCCACGGGTAAACGGCTGCCGGTTCCGCTGTTCCCCGGATTCGACACCCTGGGAACCCTGGAACACATCATGGCATCGGGGCACGAATACACCTGGTTCATCCTCACCCAGAAGATCATCGAGAAGGAGTTCGCGCTGTCGGGTTCGGAACAGAACCCGGACCTCACCGGCAAGAGCATCAAGCAGGTCCTCAAGCGGGCGCTGCCGGGCGCCACGCCGCCGGTCGAGGCGTTCAAGGAGCACGGTTCGGACTTCGTCGTCGCCGACACTCTGGAGGAGTTGGTGGCGGGCATGAACCGGATCGCGCCGGGGCCGCAGTTGGACGTCGCGGAGATCCTGCGGACGGTTCGGGCCCGTGACCGCGAGATGCTCAACACCTTCACCAAGGATCTTCAGGTGACCGCGATTCGCGGTGCCCGGAACTATCGCGGTGACAAGTTGATTCGAGTGGCGACGCCGCACCGGTTGCTCGACCCGAAGGCGGGTCCGTTGATCGCGGTGCGGTTGAACCTGTTGACGCGCAAGACTCTGGGAGGTCTGCAGACGGACCTGTCGGGGCGGGTGTTGACCGCCGACGGGCAGCCGTTGCCGGGGCTGTTCGCCGCCGGTGAGGTCGCCGGGTTCGGTGGCGGTGGCATGCACGGTTACCGGTCCCTGGAGGGCACGTTCCTGGGCGGTTGCGTCTTCTCCGGTCGGCAGGCCGCCAGGGGTGCGGCGGGATAG
- the cspE gene encoding transcription antiterminator/RNA stability regulator CspE, which yields MATGTVKWFNADKGFGFIQQDDGGADVFVHFSAIAMDGYRSLDENQKVEYDVEQGTKGPQAANVRAL from the coding sequence ATGGCAACAGGCACCGTGAAGTGGTTTAACGCGGACAAGGGCTTCGGCTTCATTCAGCAGGACGACGGCGGAGCGGACGTGTTCGTGCACTTCTCCGCCATCGCCATGGACGGCTACCGCAGTCTGGATGAGAACCAGAAGGTCGAATACGACGTCGAGCAGGGCACCAAGGGCCCGCAGGCCGCCAACGTCCGGGCGTTGTAA
- a CDS encoding ATP-binding cassette domain-containing protein — MYGDIEIRGARENNLQNVSLDIPKRKITVFTGVSGSGKSSLAFGTIAAESQRLINETYPAFVQGFLPHYGQPEADSLANLSATIIVDQQRLGGNSRSTVGTVTDAYPMLRLIYSRLGSPQVSGPRALSFNDPEGMCPDCEGLGRAAHIDVSRLVDESKSIADGPFNFPGFEVGGGNWGYFASSGFFDNDKPIREYTDEERDKLLNLREAKIKVTYQGEQYNGTYEGLLVKFRRLFVSKGADKLQAHVRKAYEQVVTTIDCPSCGGSRLGSAARGCLINGTSIADCGAMEVKDLARFIRGIEEPTMAPMITALADRLDNLTHIGLGYLSLNRESSNLSGGESQRVKMVRHLGSSLTDMTYVFDEPSVGLHPHDIGQLNDLLIQLRDKGNTVLVVEHKPVIMAIADQIVDMGPAAGRAGGRVVYQGDFAGLATAGTLTGEHLDRHQPIKTEPRNPMGKLRIEDASLHNLKNLTVELPAGVLNVVTGVAGAGKSSLVQGCLPLRYPETTIIDQNVHRGSKRSNPATYTGMLDPIRKIFAKANGVSPALFSANSKGACQGCQGLGLIYTDLAHMDPVASVCEECDGRRFTAEVLAHTVRGKNISEVLRMSVVEAMEFFTEKPVLKTLRAIEDVGLGYITLWQPLSTLSGGERQRLKLATELGNTAQIYVLDEPTTGLHMNDVDNLIKLLDRLVDNGSTVIVIEHNLDVISRADWVLDLGPGPGHEGGQVVYEGSPLGLSRCEESLTGRFLAGRR; from the coding sequence ATGTACGGAGACATCGAGATTCGAGGTGCTCGGGAGAACAATCTCCAGAACGTGAGTCTCGACATTCCCAAACGCAAGATCACGGTATTCACCGGGGTATCCGGTTCCGGTAAGTCATCACTGGCGTTCGGCACCATCGCAGCCGAGTCGCAGCGCCTGATCAACGAGACCTATCCGGCGTTTGTTCAGGGTTTCCTACCACATTATGGACAGCCCGAAGCCGACTCGCTGGCGAATCTGTCGGCGACCATCATCGTCGATCAACAACGGTTGGGCGGCAACTCCCGTTCCACAGTGGGGACGGTGACCGACGCCTATCCCATGTTGCGATTGATCTACTCCCGTCTGGGATCTCCACAGGTCAGCGGCCCTCGGGCTCTGTCGTTCAACGACCCGGAGGGAATGTGCCCCGACTGTGAGGGGCTGGGCCGTGCCGCTCACATCGACGTTTCGCGACTGGTCGACGAATCGAAGTCCATAGCCGACGGTCCGTTCAATTTTCCCGGTTTCGAGGTCGGCGGCGGAAACTGGGGGTATTTCGCGTCCAGCGGATTCTTCGACAACGACAAACCCATTCGCGAATACACCGACGAGGAACGCGACAAGCTGCTGAATCTTCGCGAGGCGAAGATCAAGGTCACCTATCAGGGCGAGCAGTACAACGGCACCTATGAGGGCCTGTTGGTGAAGTTCCGTCGACTGTTCGTGTCCAAGGGCGCCGACAAGTTGCAGGCCCACGTCCGCAAGGCGTACGAACAGGTGGTGACGACCATCGACTGTCCGTCCTGTGGCGGAAGTCGGCTCGGCTCAGCTGCTCGCGGCTGCCTCATCAACGGCACGAGCATCGCCGACTGCGGTGCGATGGAGGTCAAGGACCTCGCCCGGTTCATCCGCGGTATCGAGGAACCGACGATGGCGCCGATGATCACCGCGTTGGCGGATCGGCTCGACAATCTGACCCACATCGGGCTCGGCTACCTCAGCTTGAACCGGGAGAGTTCCAACCTGTCCGGTGGGGAGTCGCAGCGCGTGAAGATGGTGCGCCACCTGGGATCCAGCCTCACCGACATGACCTACGTGTTCGACGAACCGTCCGTGGGACTGCACCCGCACGACATCGGCCAGCTCAACGACCTGCTGATTCAGTTGCGGGACAAGGGAAACACCGTACTGGTCGTGGAACACAAGCCGGTCATCATGGCGATCGCCGACCAGATCGTCGACATGGGACCGGCGGCAGGGCGCGCGGGCGGTCGGGTCGTCTACCAGGGCGACTTCGCGGGCTTGGCGACCGCGGGCACCCTCACCGGCGAGCACCTCGATCGGCATCAGCCCATCAAGACCGAGCCACGGAACCCGATGGGAAAGCTGCGGATCGAGGACGCCTCGCTGCACAACCTGAAGAACCTGACCGTGGAGCTGCCCGCCGGAGTGCTCAACGTGGTCACCGGCGTGGCAGGTGCGGGTAAGAGTTCACTCGTGCAGGGCTGCCTGCCGTTGCGGTATCCCGAAACCACGATCATCGACCAGAACGTCCATCGTGGCTCGAAACGTTCCAATCCCGCGACCTACACCGGCATGTTGGACCCGATCCGCAAGATCTTCGCCAAGGCCAACGGAGTCTCCCCGGCCCTGTTCAGCGCCAACTCCAAGGGCGCCTGCCAGGGATGTCAGGGCCTCGGATTGATCTACACCGACCTGGCGCACATGGACCCGGTGGCCAGCGTCTGCGAGGAATGCGACGGTCGGCGATTCACCGCCGAGGTCCTGGCGCACACGGTGCGCGGTAAGAACATCAGCGAGGTCCTGCGGATGTCGGTGGTCGAGGCGATGGAGTTCTTCACCGAGAAGCCGGTGTTGAAGACGCTGCGCGCCATCGAGGACGTCGGGCTGGGATACATCACGTTGTGGCAGCCGTTGAGCACCCTGTCCGGTGGTGAACGCCAGCGACTGAAACTGGCGACCGAATTGGGCAACACCGCCCAGATCTACGTGCTGGACGAACCGACGACCGGCCTGCACATGAACGATGTCGACAACCTCATCAAGCTGTTGGATCGACTGGTGGACAACGGAAGCACCGTCATCGTCATCGAACACAACCTGGACGTGATCTCCCGCGCCGACTGGGTGCTGGACCTCGGACCCGGTCCCGGACACGAAGGCGGACAGGTCGTCTACGAAGGCAGCCCGTTGGGCTTGAGCAGGTGCGAAGAATCGCTGACCGGTCGATTCCTCGCCGGACGTCGCTGA